A region of the Silene latifolia isolate original U9 population chromosome 9, ASM4854445v1, whole genome shotgun sequence genome:
atacaagtgaccgatctgtgaccttagccgcaattatctgacattcattgatgacctgaTAATCCTAGCTCTCTCTCTTTATGTTCTTTCGACCCTTActttttagtttagttaaattactcaaacccccaaattgtgaccgtagacagactggattaacgagtagatagtgaccgcctccttgtggagatcgaccctacttaccgctgacttctgttagtagtactcaggtatttatttttggtactaaacgatggTATCAGCCCTCCAGAAAAGGTCCTAGCGTGATTGCGATTGCCCCTCTTGTGACCCAATTGGTTGCCACATTCACTCCCCACCTTCCTTTTCTCAGCATTTCTTTCCTTGGCCTCCTTGGCTAAGTCCACTACCCTCTCAGCGTGCCCTGCTCATACATATACCTCTTTCAGATCTGTGAGAACCTCGGCTGGTAGTCTATCCATGATCTTCAGTGCCAACCCCTATTCAAAGCGAGAAGCCAAACTCCGTTGACCCATTTTCATATCCTCCGCATACCGTGACAACtctataaatcgatgattgtactCTGTGACGGCCATATTATCAGCAATGGTGAAGGAATCAAGCTTTGATTTTGTGACGAATGTGCTCTGGCACAAAGTGTTCCCTCATCGCACTCTTGAAGCCTGCCCATGGCATAGCATCATGTCCGTGGTCCCTATAGTGTGTCCGAGTATCCTCCTCACATTCTGCCCCATACTCTAGCctcatctctcaagtagaactctccatctcacggtgccaatTATCAAGCAGCTTTGGCTCAACGGTGCCCTCATAAGTAGAAGGATGGAAGCGAGAAATGACTGTACTTAACTGAGATGCATCTATTGGTTTCTCACCTCCCTTACCCACGTTCTTGAGTGCCACCATGAGCGCATCTTGCTGCTCAATAATTCTGGCAATCTCATCAAAACTCATCTCAGTAGCTTGGACGTATACAGCTTACTTCTTttcggcattttgagctgatataacTAAGAAAACGTAAGCACATATAAACAAACCAtccgccaaagaagtactcggcAGAGTACTGTgaacaactcgaccgagtaaggactactcggtcgagtactgagacTACTTGACCGAGTATCCTACTCTAGTAGCTGACCTCCAAATCACATAAagcatactcggtcaagtaaacatggtactcggtcgagtatgcctcacCCGGTCGAGTGCCCCTCTCACGCGGCCGAGTGATCATAACTAGTAACTAACGTTTGCACCCACAAactcacactcggtcgagtgcttagttactcggtcgagtatcccatACTCAGTCGAATACCCGCCCTACTCAGCCGAATCATGCCAAAAACGAGCTACACTACGATGAAAAACGTAGATAACCATGCATATACTACTTCTAAACATGTTACTACCCTCCGAAAGCTAAGTAATAACATATATAACCATGCTCAAGTACCAGAATGCTCAATATATGTAATTCATTTTTCTATTCCTTCCAACAACTTCACAaggaacacacacacacacacacacacacacacacacacacacacacacacacatatatatatatatatatatatatatatatatatatacaacatacattactTCAACATATAACGATTCCCAAGACACCCCCATGTTGACCGGCTCAAAGTTCTAAGGGCCTAAATGCGACTTctggacgtctcccaagcctttgtggTAGCTcgaaacaactcctacccgggttcattttaattagactccctatgttgatttgattcattagttttaggttccaaaatctctctgataccactttgtaacacccccacataccaaggtgccttaccaaggaccaccctagcatgtgaagctgctaccatctcggttgcctgaggtaagtatatcaaaagtaaccattgaAGAACAATTATTAAGGTATAAATTTTAGTGAATACATCGTCTCAAAGAAAACCAAAGTCAAAGAGTATAAATCTCATACATCCAAAAACAAAGTCTCTAAAcgcgtaacagcggaagctagactcaaagtgatgacatcccatcttcGTCCCCGCAGCTAAATgtaatcatcacctgtcacaatctgctcaccatccccgaatggattaccatAGTTTTATAAAACagaacggggtcagttcactgaataatcaagataagcaaATCGCAGGAAAAAGCCAAGACAACAACTATACAGCCATTCTCGAACTCCAATCATATCTCATATCCGGATACACACTtaaatgtgtagccctgccagattacccaccgcaacaggtaatccataccgccagtgggggaccgcagccttgcccacctaagccccgctcatcgcaacgagcaacaacccatgtccattaatgtgcctccaggtcaatcgaagattacaacctgaagactatggcgacgcgaggcggctcaaggggtatgTGTAACACCCGTAAATTTCTCATTCTGACATTTAAAGTTCATTTAACCATTCGAtgactttattttatatttttaaattatgtaatttaattaacctccttttgaacataaattttataaaatttacactcttacaagcttgtttatataaaataaatatttcagtcggataataataattgtaacgataataatagttttccgtcttaagttatagaCACATTTCCGTCTAGCAGGATCATCacatttctcttataaagctatttcaattcggaccaacccgatGCCGACAACACTCACTCTTACACACTACCTTTAAATAActcattatatattattattacgatattcattattattaacttTGAAGTATGCTGCAGCTAAGTATGAATTCCATTTCCACCCTATGTGCAAAAACTAGAGGTTAAACTGtcttatgtttgctgatgacGTCCTGTTGTTCAGTAAAGGTGATGTTAAATCTATGATGCTTTTGTTACAGTCCTTTTCTACTTTCTCAAAAGCTTATGGCTTAAAAATTAGTCCTACTAAGTCTAATGCCTACTTCGGAGGAGTACCTGAACATATTAAGTCTGATATTTTGAGGATATCAGGTTTTGCTGAGGGAGCTCTTCCTTTTAGGTATTTGGGAATGCCAATCCAAACTACCAGACTGAAGATCTCAGACTGTGCTTGTCTCATTGAGAAAATATGTGGGAGGATTCAcaattatggagcaagaaagttTTCATATGCAGGGAGACTTGTGTTGGTCAAATCAGTCCTGAATACTTTGCATTCCTACTGGGCTTCGATGTTTGTTTTACCTAAGGGCATCATAAAAAGTATTGAAGCTACTTGTAGGAATTATTTGTGGGATAATGGTACAGAATATAGGAGGGCTCCCCTAGTAGCATGGGACAAAGTCTGCTTACCAAAAGAAGAATGAGGCTTAGGACTGAAGAATCAAGAAGTCTGGAATAAGGCTATGGTAGGGAAGTTGGTGAACTGGATTGCTGAGAACAGGGATTCCATATGGGTACAGTGGGTGCACTGGAATCATATCAGAAGGAGAGATTGGTTTGAGTACATTCCTTCAACTAATTCTAGTTGGGTTTGGAGAAGGATATGCAAGGTTAAGCAGGAGATCGCCCATGGGTTTGTGGATGGAGTATGGGGGTACAACCAACTGGGTACACACCTAGTGGTTGTTATGAATGGCTCAGGAATAGTAGGTCACCTGTATGCTGGATTAAGGTGATCTGGACTAAATGGGCTCTGCCAAAGCACCAGTTCATGGGATGGATAGTGGCTCATGAGGCTCTAAATACTGTGGACAAGCTGATTAGTTATGGGATGGATGTTGATCCTGTCTGCCTGATATGTGGACAGGCAAACGAATCTTTAAATCATCTATACTTTACCTGTCAATACAGTAGGAGAGTGTTGTTGTTGTCTCTGCAGCAGAATACAGGATGCAGTTTTCCTTTGGTGATTGATCTTGACTGGTGGTCTAGTAGAGGAGGTACTAAAGTCCAGAGAGGGTCCCAGATTGCACTCTTCTTGGGGGCAATCTACTCTATCTGGTATCAACGAAACAAGTGCAGATTTGATGCAGTCCTTGTGCACCCAAACCAGATTGCTTTACAGGTTATAGAAGGTGTGAGAAACAGAATTAGGGGACGAGAGAAGGAGATTAAGAATGCTAATGATATAAATTGGTTATGTCAGAAACACCTTATGTAACTAGGGGTCTGCATTATATGTAAATCCTAcatttttgatatatatattactcacattttaccaaaaaaaaaaagatattcattattattatacattgttatatatatacatatatttattattactaatattattttgttgtTGACCCGTCCCCACCCCTTCATTTCTTCCTTCTTCATTTTGAAATGAacccagcaacaacaacaataaacaacgAAACACACAGAGCAACACACCTCCATTTTCGTCACCTCCAccctcagatcccgcctccattctcaaccaaattcgataaatcttacaccaatagcttcctcATCTCGTTCTCCTTCTCTGTATGTAAGAAAGGGCCAACCTTTCGTCCTATTTCAGAACGACCGTCTTACAAGGGATTCGGATTTTGGtctactttctttcatttttgggTTTAAGGTCATCCTTGGACTTCAAGAGATCaaaaacaggtaacggtgataggttactcgacaaaaatgtcgaaaCGCCGTCTTATGTCGTTTTATATACTTTTGTTTGATTAAATTTGATTTCTTGCGTTTctttttttctcatttgtatgttaATTTCCGTCTCGGAACAATGTTGATACGGGCTGGTTTTATGTGGCTTGTTTTCATGTAATTTCGAGACTTGTTAGAATGTATGTCTCTATGTGTGTTTTCATGGCAGCTAACCTAACCTGTGGAACAAGCACCGTATAATCGGGTTGCTTGGAGGTGCTTGTTCTCCTTCATACGGCTCTTGAGCATCCTGGTGTGGTCATGGCAAGCTGTCATACTTTAGTCTAGTTGCTGTTATATCTAACATACCTATAATCGCATAACCTGACTGCTCCATATCAGGAAATAAATATGAGTACTTTGTGAGCCGTTGTGGTACATCAAACTGAGCAACTCGGATATTTCACTAATGTTCTGCGATTTTCATGCCAATCATAGTTGTTGTTATTCATGAATTAACTGTGCTTAAT
Encoded here:
- the LOC141602202 gene encoding uncharacterized protein LOC141602202, which translates into the protein MVGKLVNWIAENRDSIWVQWVHWNHIRRRDWFEYIPSTNSSWVWRRICKVKQEIAHGNSRSPVCWIKVIWTKWALPKHQFMGWIVAHEALNTVDKLISYGMDVDPVCLICGQANESLNHLYFTCQYSRRVLLLSLQQNTGCSFPLVIDLDWWSSRGGTKVQRGSQIALFLGAIYSIWYQRNKCRFDAVLVHPNQIALQVIEGVRNRIRGREKEIKNANDINWLCQKHLM